From Diospyros lotus cultivar Yz01 chromosome 4, ASM1463336v1, whole genome shotgun sequence, a single genomic window includes:
- the LOC127799094 gene encoding probable F-box protein At5g04010, whose protein sequence is MSMAATMCCRSNSSPPPWHVVVLLAGHLDPETLAMASCVCKSWFLCMSSDHLWKPICNSQFPSLSSLHVHAADSAVSYRHLYALARISARRRLQKPPKPRLTLANLIFTIDAHNEDDSCIFNVVKPGAELNTDADGVFRFDIDVDDENLWAVEDLDGLKITWNMVLEGFKGMFTMMDYCKGKGSFLPRTDGWFSAELPSPGCCSSLSGSGFAADLRLGLRRKGEKGGKMTVAMVGVAVLSVVSWRYYF, encoded by the coding sequence ATGTCGATGGCTGCAACAATGTGTTGCCGATCAAATAGCTCACCACCGCCATGGCATGTCGTTGTTCTGCTCGCTGGCCACCTTGACCCCGAAACGCTAGCCATGGCATCATGCGTATGCAAATCGTGGTTCCTTTGCATGTCGTCGGACCATCTCTGGAAACCCATTTGCAATTCCCAGTTCCCCTCCCTCTCCAGTCTCCATGTCCACGCCGCAGACTCCGCCGTTTCCTACCGCCATCTGTACGCTCTCGCCCGGATATCAGCCAGGCGCCGCCTTCAGAAGCCTCCGAAGCCCCGTCTTACGCTCGCCAACCTCATCTTCACTATTGACGCCCACAATGAGGACGATTCTTGTATTTTCAACGTAGTAAAACCGGGCGCGGAACTTAATACCGATGCCGACGGCGTATTCCGGTTCGACATAGACGTGGACGATGAGAATCTCTGGGCGGTGGAAGACTTGGATGGGTTGAAGATTACGTGGAACATGGTGTTGGAAGGGTTTAAAGGGATGTTCACAATGATGGACTACTGCAAGGGCAAAGGCAGCTTCTTGCCACGGACCGATGGGTGGTTCTCGGCAGAGCTTCCGTCGCCGGGGTGCTGTTCGAGCCTCTCTGGGAGTGGGTTTGCGGCGGATTTGAGGTTAGGGTTGAGGCGAAAGGGTGAGAAGGGGGGCAAGATGACGGTGGCGATGGTGGGAGTGGCTGTGTTGAGCGTCGTTAGCTGGAGATATtacttttaa
- the LOC127800069 gene encoding cytosolic sulfotransferase 15-like: protein MAKSEDIQNQNPTLEEGLFGSLPRENNCSGFDLLFYQGFWCPEIIVENVVSCQQHFQAHETDTILASFPKCGTTWLKALIFSVANRSKHPLIESPLLSANPHALVPSLEFQIYRKAPLFNLQDIPSPRILSTHLPYSALPASIKTNSKCKLVYICRNPLDQFISNWHFASSLQSKNHYSISLDEWSKKYCMSGITPFGPFWDHMLGYWKAGQENPGQILFLKYEDLKEDDVFYVKKLAEFLGVPFSTEEERDGMPEQISRLCSFENLKDLEVNKSGNYIDDHAPFNIDNKAFFRKAKVGDWSNYLSPSVAEALKKLIHDKFEGSGLTFKTS, encoded by the coding sequence ATGGCAAAGTCAGAGGACATCCAGAACCAGAACCCCACCCTAGAAGAAGGGTTATTTGGAAGCCTTCCCAGAGAAAATAATTGTAGCGGATTCGATCTTCTGTTCTATCAAGGTTTCTGGTGTCCTGAGATAATCGTTGAGAACGTTGTTTCCTGTCAACAGCATTTCCAGGCACATGAAACTGATACGATCTTAGCTTCCTTCCCAAAATGCGGCACCACCTGGTTGAAAGCCCTCATCTTTTCCGTAGCCAACAGAAGCAAGCACCCGCTCATAGAGAGCCCGCTTCTCTCAGCTAACCCCCACGCTCTTGTTCCTTCTCTTGAGTTCCAAATCTACCGAAAGGCTCCTCTCTTTAATCTCCAAGACATTCCCAGCCCAAGAATTCTTTCCACTCACTTGCCTTACTCTGCACTGCCCGCCTCCATCAAAACTAATTCCAAATGCAAGCTTGTCTATATATGCAGAAATCCCTTGGACCAGTTCATCTCCAACTGGCACTTTGCATCCAGTCTACAGTCCAAGAATCACTACTCCATCTCACTGGATGAGTGGTCCAAAAAGTACTGTATGTCTGGGATTACCCCTTTTGGCCCTTTCTGGGATCATATGTTGGGATATTGGAAGGCCGGCCAAGAGAATCCGGGCCAAATTCTCTTCTTGAAGTACGAAGACTTGAAGGAAGATGATGTGTTTTACGTTAAGAAGCTGGCCGAGTTCTTGGGGGTTCCATTTTCAACGGAGGAAGAAAGGGACGGGATGCCTGAACAGATATCCAGGCTGTGTAGCTTTGAgaatttgaaagatttggaaGTGAACAAGAGTGGCaattatattgatgatcatgctCCCTTCAATATCGATAACAAAGCATTTTTCAGGAAAGCAAAGGTTGGAGATTGGTCCAATTATCTTTCTCCGTCCGTGGCCGAGGCCCTAAAGAAGCTTATCCATGACAAGTTTGAGGGTTCTGGTTTAACCTTCAAAACGtcctaa